The uncultured Desulfatiglans sp. DNA window TCGATACGGATGAACACCCCAGGCAGGTGACGCTCGAGCAACTGGCCAAACTTCCTCCTGCCTTCAAGCCTGGAGGATGCGTTACAGCGGGGAATTCTTCCGGAATCAACGATGGTGCTGCCGCCATGGTCCTGATGAGTCAAGACAAACTCGAGCAAACCGGCTTCAAGCCTTTGGGACGTATTCTGGATACGACCGTGGTAGGGGTCGACCCAGACTACATGGGTGATGGACCGGTGCCGGCTATCAGGAAGCTGCTCGAAAGAAACGGTCTCGAACTGCCGGATATCGGGTTGATAGAACTTAACGAGGCGTTTGCAGCCCAGTATTTGTCTTGTGAGCGGGCATTGGGGCTCGATCGTGAAATCACCAACGTCAACGGGAGCGGTATCGCACTTGGACACCCGGTGGGGTGTACCGGCTCTCGGATCATGGTTACACTTCTGCACGAGATGCGACGGCGGAGCCTGAGATTGGGGTTGGCTGCACTGTGTGCTGGAGGAGGGCAGGGTTTTGCGACCTTGATCGAGGCGTTGTAGTGAGCTGTCCGTCAAAAAGATGAAGGTCTTTCATCGGCTTTGCTCAAGGAGTGTAGCGTTTTTTAGAAGGATGCGCGCATACAGGATGGAGCTTGAGGAGGGCGGTTGCCGCTTCGAGCGTTTTTAGGAAGAATCGGATTCTTGGGCAAAGGAGGCCTTTGGGGCCCAGCCGTGCTGGACGGGCAGGCTGGGCCCGGGGATGACTGGTAAGCCCCTGTTGGGGCCTTTCCGGGGGCCATAGTGGGTATCACACGTAATCGCGCTTCCGGATGGTGGATGGCTTGTGTGTGTTCCCTTCGGAATCGGTATGCGCCGGTTTTCTGGGATCAAGGTGGGAAAGGAGGTGATGTTGTCAGGTTCAAAAAAGGATTTTCTGTAGGTGAATGAAGATCAACCCTCAACTTGAAGCCCATGGAGCTGACCTCCAGCCTTGTCAGAAGGAGGAACTTATGAGAGGAATCAACCTGGCAACCTATCTTGAACAAACTACCACTGCTCACCCCGACAAAATCGGTTTAATATTCGACGACCGCAAATGGACTTTCCAGCAAATCAATGAAAATGCAAGCCGTATCGCCTCAGGTCTTGTCGAACTCGGCATAAAAAAAGGTGAACGTGTCACGCTGTTTCTACCCAATGTGCCTGAATTCTTTTTCTGGTTTTTCGGCGTGGTAAAAGCCGGGGCGGTAGTCAATCCTTTGAATGTCATGTTGAAACAGAGGGAGTTGGACTACATTGTCGACGACTGCACACCTCGATTGATCGTAACGACCGCGGACCTTGTTTCAGAGCCCTTGAAGATCATCGAGAAGGCCGGCGACAAGGCTCCGAAGATGATTGTCATTGGTGGAGGGCAGGAAGAAAAAGCGATCAGTTATGAAAAGTGGATCGAGGGCGCGAAACCTGATTTCGATGCCGTCCCTGTGGAGAAGGAGGATCTGGCAGCAATCCTGTACACCTCGGGTACGACGGGCAAGCCAAAAGGCGTGATGTTGACCCACAACAATCTTTGGACCAATGGCCGGCATTGCGCCGACTGGGCCGAAACCACCTGCAAAGATACGACCGTTTGCGCATTGCCTCTCTTCCATTCCTACGCCTTGACCCATGTCATGGCGGAACTCTGGTTTGTCGGCGGGACGCTCGTCTGGTTGGGCCGGTTCGATCCGGAGGCTTGCCTGCAGGCGCTCGCCAAATACGAGGCCACGGCGTTTCATGGGGTGGCGACCATGTATTACGCGATCATCAGCCATCCAAAGGTGGACGAGTACGCTGCCAAAATCCATTTGCGCTACTGCGTGACAGGCGCCGCGGTCACCCCGGAGCCCATACTGATGGCCTGGAACCAGAAATTTACCCCGCTGAGTGAAGGATACGGAACCACCGAGGCGGCCCCCGTCGTCCTGATGAACCCGCTCAGTGGGAAGGGGGTCCAGAAGGCAAATTCCTGCGGCGTCCCCATCGTACCGGAGATCGAGATAGCGATCGTAGATGAAAACAGCAAGCGTGTGGGACCTCATGAGGTCGGTGAATTGGCTATCAGGGGGCCCAATATTATGAAGGGGTACTGGAATAAGCCTGAGGCAACTGCCGCTGTGATAAAAAATGGCTGGTTCCACAGCGGTGACATGGGATATCTGGACGAGGATGGGTATTGTTATATCAAAGACCGGAAAAACGATATGATCATTACAGGAGGATTTAACATTTACCCGAAGGAGATTGAGGATCTGCTCTATACCCATCCGGCCATAGCGGAGGTACAGGTCGTCGGGATCCCTGATCTCGCTAAAGGAGAGATTGCTGTTGCATGTATTGCCCTTAAAGCGGGGGAATCTGCTACGGAAGAAGAAATCATTCAGTTCTGTCGCAATAACATTGCTAATTACAAAGTGCCAAAACGAGTGCATTTTATGAAAGAACTTCCCAAGACGGTGACTGGAAAACTTGAAAAGGTAAGCCTAAGAGCATTGCTGAAAGACAATGCTTAAATCATTTTTGCAGTATGAATAAACAGTATATAACAGTTTTACTGTAAATACAGTTTGTTTATTGAAAAGGAGATGTAAAATGAAGAAATCTTTCTGGGTGGTGACTGTTATAATGCTGGCGCTGATTTCCCTTATCGGAATTCAAAATGCCTCTGCCGGCGATAAGATCCAAATGGGACTGTACAGCATTGCTCCTCCGTTCTCTCCGATCAACAAAGCCATGGAGATGATGGATACATTCTTGCAGGAGGAGGGGAAAGGGGCCATCGAAGTCCAATTGTATCCGTCCGGCCAGCTGGGGGCCGAAAGTGCCGGCCTCAACAAACTTCAGATTGGAGCGGTTCAGGCCGGTGCCATTACAGGAGTGGCTATTTCGACTATTGAACCTAAAGCGAATATCTTGATGATGCCTTTTGTAATCAAAAACTGGGAAGACGTAGAAAAGCTTGCAAACAGTGAGATGATGAAAGAAATCGGACTTTCTCTCGAAAAAAAGGGTCTGAAGTTGATGGGAATCGGAAGCTATGGATTTTTCAATATTTTGTCTGTTAAGAAACCCCTTGTGAAACCGGAAGATTTTCCTGGTGTGAAGATCCGCGTGTTCCCTACACCGGTTTTGGTTGACCTGTATAAGATGCTGGGAGCATCGCCCACGCCGATAGCCTTCCCTGAAATATACACTGCATTACAGCAGGGAGTTATCGAGGCAACTGACGGAACACTGGACAGTTCTCATGCCTCCAAACAGTATGAGGTGGCAAAACATCTCACAAAGACGGAGCATATCCACGGTTGGTTCTTGTACCTTGTAAATAAAGCATGGTTTGAAGGTCTGTCAGCGGACAATCAAAAATTGCTTCAGGATGCGTTTGCGAAATATTCCGCTGTAGCCAGAACCGAAAGCAAAAATTATGACGATAAAATTTTTAAAATTTACGAGGATGCCGGAGTTGAAATTATAACCTTGGAAGAAGATCAAAGAAACGCTCTAAAAGAAATTGCGCTACCTATTCATGATAAGTATCGCAGTGTTATCGGAGAGGATTTTTTGGATCGCTTCTATAAGGAAATGAATTTCGAAAAATAGCCACCCTATCGTTGAATGGAACATGGGGAATCCCCATGTTCCATTGGAAGGGGAGGGTTTATGCTTTCTGCGTTGATGAAATGGATATCCAGGTTAGAAGTATCTGCGATTGTTCTGCTGTTCGCATTTAATTTGATCATTTTATTTGTGACAGTAGTTTATAGGTATGCTTTAAATAACTCTCCAACCTGGCCGGAAGAAGCGAGCAGATATGTGATGATTTGGATCATTTATATCGGTGTTTCGCAATCAATAGAAAAAAACACTGAAATTCGTATTGATGCGCTGCAACGCTTTGTCAACAAAAAATGGTTTATTCTTTTTACAGAGATTTTTGCTGTTTTAGTATGCTTGCTAATTTCTGCTATACTTTGTTTTTATGCATATAGTTTTACTAAGATTTTATATCAAAGCAGCTCTATTGCGGCTTCATTTCCAATGCCAATGTATATCATCTATGCTATCATTCCTGTAACGACAGCGCTCATGTTTGTAAAATATTTATCTCGATTAGTGTCTGTTTTTAAAAATTAGATAAAAAGTGAAATTTTAGTCTTATTGGCGTTGTTGACCGGATGACATTTTTTTAATTTTGTCCAGAAGGTTATGATATGGATATAATAGCTTTAGTTGTTGTCCTCTTGGGCAGTTTTCTGTTGACTGTTCCGATAGGGTTTGCATTCATTGCAACAACTATTCTTTTAATGTTGTTGTTTACAAACTTACCATATCTTATGGTCGCTGAGGGATTGTTTTCCAAGCTGGATTCTTTCCCGCTAGAAGCCGTGCTGTTTTTTATCCTTTTGGGTAACATCATGAAAGAGGGAAAATCCTCCCGCTATCTGATTGATTTTACCAAGGCGCTCATGTACAGGGTCCCTGGAGGACTGGGCATCGCAGGTGTTATGGCGTGCGCGATTTTCGGTGCGATTTCCGGTTCTGCTACGGCAACGGTTGTAGCGATCGGGGCGATCATGGTTCCTGCAATGGCCATGGCCAGATATGAAAAGGCCTTTGCCGTAGGATTGCTGACGACAGCCAGCATTCTGGGTGTTATTATTCCCCCGAGCATTTTGATGATCCTCTATTCGGTGGTGGCGAATGTGTCCATGGCCAAGCTCTTTTTGGGGGGGTTCATCCCTGGGCTGATCTTGGCAGGAGGGCTTTCCATTTATACGGCGATTGTCTGCAAAAAACACGGATACGGGGTGCTGCCCGGGGCGAATGATGCCCTTTTCGGGCCGGATGGTCTCATTAGGCCTTTCAAGAAGGCTTTTTGGGCCTTGATCCTTCCGTTCTTGATTTTAGGCGGGATTTACGGTGGGATTTTTACTCCCACGGAAGCGGCTGTGGTGGGATGTGTTTATGCTATTATCATTGAACTTTTTATTTATCGGACATTGCATCTCAAGTCGATTATCGGAGTGCTGAAGACATCCGGTATTACCACCGGCGCTTTGTTGATCACACTTGCTGGAGCATGTATTTTTACGGATTATCTGACCCTGAAACAAATTCCTCAGGACCTGTCTGCATTTGTTGTGGAAAATATTAGTTCTCAATATGTTTTCTTGTTGTTTGTCAACGTGTTTTTTCTTTTTCTTGGTACGTTCATTGATCCGCTTTCCGCGATTATTGTTGTTACACCTCTGCTCATGCCGACTGTAACTGCATTGAATATCGATCCTATATTTTTAGGTGTCATTCTGACGATCAACTTGGGGATAGGCTATTGCACTCCGCCATTAGGGGCCAACATTTTCGTCGCTGCTCTTGTAATGGATGAAGCCTTTTCCAGAATAGCAGTGGCTGTGATTCCAGCCATCCTAATATGCCTACTGGTGCTAGCTATATTGAATGTATTCCCGGCAGTTGTGATGTTTTTGCCTAATCTCTTAATGTAAATTACCAGATGTGGTTTTATGCGATGGTTATTTCTTCTCTGTGTTTATTGTTAATATAATCCGCTGAATTGCCTTGAATTTTTTGGTGTATGTATTGGATTTTTATCAATTTACACAAAATCTGGATGATCGTGTTATGGAACACAAAAGTTTGTTAAAAGGAAAGAAAGTCCTTCTTGTCGATGATGAAGTCGACATTCTGGAAACGCTGCTTGATATTCTCACTATGTGCGAAGTCAAGACAGCTTCCGATTTTGAGACAGCAAAAGCTCTGCTGGAGAATGAGCATTTCGATATTGCTGTTTTAGATATAATGGGTGTCGATGGATATACATTACTGGAAATTGCAAAAAATAAAGGCATTATCGCAATTATGCTGACTGCTCATGCACTTAGTTTGGAGAATACTTTTCAATCCTTTGAAAGAGGCGCTGATTTATATGTTCCAAAAGAAGAATTGTTCAATATCGCTGTTTTCTTGGAGGACGTGTTAGAAGGTCGTTCCAAAGGCCGCCATTCCTGGTGGAAATGGATGGAGCGTTTCGGACCTTTTTATGATAAACGCTTCGGTGAAGACTGGAAGAAAAAAAGTGAAAAACTGCTTGAACGTTTGAAATATCGAGTTTAAATGTGAAAATTTGTTTTTTGATAAAAATCTGCGCGAAATTTGCTGCTATTGTATCGCATGGCATAAAGTTTGTGGAAGATGCATCGCGAATGATTCTCTAATTGACGATATTTTGTGCCTTAGATGAACGATTCGCTTGCCAATTGTCTAGCATTCTTTCTGCTTTTGC harbors:
- a CDS encoding Response regulator receiver domain protein; the encoded protein is MEHKSLLKGKKVLLVDDEVDILETLLDILTMCEVKTASDFETAKALLENEHFDIAVLDIMGVDGYTLLEIAKNKGIIAIMLTAHALSLENTFQSFERGADLYVPKEELFNIAVFLEDVLEGRSKGRHSWWKWMERFGPFYDKRFGEDWKKKSEKLLERLKYRV
- a CDS encoding putative Sialic acid TRAP transporter permease protein SiaT (Evidence 3 : Putative function from multiple computational evidences), whose translation is MDIIALVVVLLGSFLLTVPIGFAFIATTILLMLLFTNLPYLMVAEGLFSKLDSFPLEAVLFFILLGNIMKEGKSSRYLIDFTKALMYRVPGGLGIAGVMACAIFGAISGSATATVVAIGAIMVPAMAMARYEKAFAVGLLTTASILGVIIPPSILMILYSVVANVSMAKLFLGGFIPGLILAGGLSIYTAIVCKKHGYGVLPGANDALFGPDGLIRPFKKAFWALILPFLILGGIYGGIFTPTEAAVVGCVYAIIIELFIYRTLHLKSIIGVLKTSGITTGALLITLAGACIFTDYLTLKQIPQDLSAFVVENISSQYVFLLFVNVFFLFLGTFIDPLSAIIVVTPLLMPTVTALNIDPIFLGVILTINLGIGYCTPPLGANIFVAALVMDEAFSRIAVAVIPAILICLLVLAILNVFPAVVMFLPNLLM
- a CDS encoding TRAP transporter, DctQ-like membrane protein — protein: MEHGESPCSIGRGGFMLSALMKWISRLEVSAIVLLFAFNLIILFVTVVYRYALNNSPTWPEEASRYVMIWIIYIGVSQSIEKNTEIRIDALQRFVNKKWFILFTEIFAVLVCLLISAILCFYAYSFTKILYQSSSIAASFPMPMYIIYAIIPVTTALMFVKYLSRLVSVFKN
- a CDS encoding AMP-dependent synthetase and ligase; the encoded protein is MRGINLATYLEQTTTAHPDKIGLIFDDRKWTFQQINENASRIASGLVELGIKKGERVTLFLPNVPEFFFWFFGVVKAGAVVNPLNVMLKQRELDYIVDDCTPRLIVTTADLVSEPLKIIEKAGDKAPKMIVIGGGQEEKAISYEKWIEGAKPDFDAVPVEKEDLAAILYTSGTTGKPKGVMLTHNNLWTNGRHCADWAETTCKDTTVCALPLFHSYALTHVMAELWFVGGTLVWLGRFDPEACLQALAKYEATAFHGVATMYYAIISHPKVDEYAAKIHLRYCVTGAAVTPEPILMAWNQKFTPLSEGYGTTEAAPVVLMNPLSGKGVQKANSCGVPIVPEIEIAIVDENSKRVGPHEVGELAIRGPNIMKGYWNKPEATAAVIKNGWFHSGDMGYLDEDGYCYIKDRKNDMIITGGFNIYPKEIEDLLYTHPAIAEVQVVGIPDLAKGEIAVACIALKAGESATEEEIIQFCRNNIANYKVPKRVHFMKELPKTVTGKLEKVSLRALLKDNA
- a CDS encoding Bacterial extracellular solute-binding protein, family 7 (modular protein); this translates as MKKSFWVVTVIMLALISLIGIQNASAGDKIQMGLYSIAPPFSPINKAMEMMDTFLQEEGKGAIEVQLYPSGQLGAESAGLNKLQIGAVQAGAITGVAISTIEPKANILMMPFVIKNWEDVEKLANSEMMKEIGLSLEKKGLKLMGIGSYGFFNILSVKKPLVKPEDFPGVKIRVFPTPVLVDLYKMLGASPTPIAFPEIYTALQQGVIEATDGTLDSSHASKQYEVAKHLTKTEHIHGWFLYLVNKAWFEGLSADNQKLLQDAFAKYSAVARTESKNYDDKIFKIYEDAGVEIITLEEDQRNALKEIALPIHDKYRSVIGEDFLDRFYKEMNFEK